One Nicotiana tomentosiformis chromosome 4, ASM39032v3, whole genome shotgun sequence genomic window carries:
- the LOC104109360 gene encoding protein RADIALIS-like 6: MASWTTRQNKKFEEALALFDKETPDRWHNIARCVGGKSAEEVRRHYELLVKDIMQIENGHVPLPNYKAVESNSRYANEQRLLKNLKLR; the protein is encoded by the exons ATGGCCTCATGGACTACAAGGCAAAACAAGAAGTTTGAAGAGGCTTTGGCTTTATTTGACAAGGAAACTCCTGACCGCTGGCATAACATTGCCAGGTGTGTAGGTGGAAAATCAGCAGAGGAAGTGAGGAGGCATTATGAGTTGCTTGTGAAGGATATCATGCAAATTGAAAACGGCCATGTACCTTTACCTAATTACAAAGCCGTTGAAAGCAATAGCAGGTATGCCAATGAACAAAG GCTTCTGAAGAACCTGAAGCTACGGTGA